A window of Mucilaginibacter robiniae genomic DNA:
CCCTTGTTTTTGGGCGTAAATGTGCAAATCAGTAAGCGCCAGATAAAACATCCCATCGGGTGAACGATAGATGTATGGATCTCTTATACCTTTTTGTTCGGCAATTGTGTCGCCAGCAATAATGGGCTTACCATTGTTTACATCAGTAAAACTGTTACCGTCTGCGCTTAAAGCCATGTATAAACCATGCGTATCATCTTTAAAGTACACCATTAAATAAGCACGCATCTTTTTTT
This region includes:
- a CDS encoding glycoside hydrolase family protein; this encodes MAQKKDNRPSEKKMRAYLMVYFKDDTHGLYMALSADGNSFTDVNNGKPIIAGDTIAEQKGIRDPYIYRSPDGMFYLALTDLHIYAQKQGYRTTQWERDGKAYGWGNNRGLVLMKSKDLIHWSHKVLRVDRAFPELTDIGCA